A region of Silurus meridionalis isolate SWU-2019-XX chromosome 17, ASM1480568v1, whole genome shotgun sequence DNA encodes the following proteins:
- the sema3gb gene encoding sema domain, immunoglobulin domain (Ig), short basic domain, secreted, (semaphorin) 3Gb isoform X1, whose protein sequence is METTRALLPLFLLLLSVCAHSSHGNLRPTPRVYLSYKELLETRTIRPFSFSFNTSDYRILHMDQDQGRLYLGSCEYIVSLDMQNINKEPLIIHWPATTQRKAECKMAGKGGQGECANFVRLIEPWNRTHLYTCGTGAYKPICTFVNRGWRAEEYRFRLVPGYVDSGKGKCPYDPRQENAAALINGNLYAGVHVDFMGTDPAIFRTLGDRPAVRTEQYDSRWLNEPVFVKIQKIPDSTEKNDDKLYFFFREKSLDAAGGSTPSVLARVGRVCLNDDGGQRSLVNKWTTFLKARLVCSVIGADGVETYFDELRDVFIQRTNDERSPMVYALFSTAGSVFKGSAVCVYSMSDIRNVFNGPFSHKHGHNYQWTPYTGKIPYPRPGTCPGGTFTPGVHSTKAFSDEAVNFVRAHPLMYHPIYPTHKRPLVVRTGVDYRFTTIAVDMVDAVDGRYEVLFLGTDRGTVQKVIVLPKDTSTTEELILEEVEVFRTPAPVKTLKISSKRQQLYVSSARGLTQVSLHRCPAYGKACSDCCLARDPYCAWDGESCSAFTPATKRRSRRQDIKHGDPLRQCRGFNSKVEKRLRETVQFGVEGSSVFLECQPRSPQATVKWFCQKDGKRKALNRDKDVLKTAHGILLKSLSQSDAGLYHCLATENNFKHTVARVALRILDREIVEALTAPDGPSDPERHQHDLQHHPPPPPPPPQTLPPMGQTQPQPEVTLINQYCQSYWKQPHKPKRTNRRHAEKQELEELQVQ, encoded by the exons aGCTCTTGGAAACAAGGACCATCCGGCCATTCAGCTTCTCCTTTAACACAAGCGACTATAGAATCCTCCACATGGACCAGGACCAGGGCCGCCTTTACCTGGGCAGCTGTGAATATATAGTCTCTCTGGACATGCAGAACATCAACAAGGAGCCACTcatt ATCCACTGGCCTGCTACTACTCAAAGAAAAGCAGAGTGCAAGATGGCTGGAAAAGGAGGACAA GGAGAGTGTGCAAACTTTGTGCGCTTGATCGAGCCATGGAACAggacacatctgtacacatgtGGCACTGGAGCGTACAAGCCCATCTGCACCTTTGTCAATAGAGGTTGGAGGGCAGAG gaaTACCGTTTCCGCCTGGTGCCAGGCTATGTGGATTCTGGAAAGGGAAAATGCCCCTATGATCCACGGCAAGAAAATGCTGCAGCACTGATCA ATGGGAACCTGTATGCTGGAGTGCATGTAGACTTCATGGGCACAGACCCAGCCATATTCAGGACTCTAGGAGACCGACCTGCTGTCAGGACAGAGCAGTACGACTCACGGTGGCTTAATG AGCCCGTATTTGTAAAAATTCAGAAAATTCCAGATAGTACAGAGAAGAATGATGACAAGCTGTATTTTTTCTTTCGGGAAAAGAGTTTGGATGCAGCAGGAGGCAGCACCCCCAGTGTGTTGGCCAGAGTGGGCAGAGTTTGTCTG AATGATGATGGGGGTCAGAGGTCGCTGGTGAATAAGTGGACAACTTTCCTGAAGGCGCGTCTGGTCTGTTCTGTAATTGGGGCGGACGGAGTCGAGACATATTTTGATGAACTAC GGGACGTCTTTATTCAGCGGACTAACGATGAGCGCAGTCCTATGGTGTACGCTCTATTCTCCACAGCAGG GTCTGTGTTTAAAggttcagcagtgtgtgtgtattctatGTCTGACATCAGAAATGTCTTTAATGGGCCCTTTTCTCATAAACATGGGCACAATTACCAGTGGACGCCTTACACTGGAAAAATTCCTTATCCACGCCCCGGGACG TGCCCTGGAGGAACATTTACTCCTGGAGTCCACAGCACCAAAGCCTTCTCTGACGAAGCTGTCAACTTTGTACGCGCTCACCCTCTGATGTACCATCCCATTTACCCTACACACAAGCGCCCTCTGGTGGTACGGACAGGCGTAGACTACCGCTTTACGACTATTGCAGTGGACATGGTGGATGCTGTAGATGGGAGATATGAAGTGCTCTTTCTGGGAACAG ACAGAGGAACGGTTCAAAAGGTGATTGTACTGCCAAAAGACACAAGCACAACAGAAGAGCTCATTCTTGAAGAGGTGGAAGTTTTCAGG ACGCCAGCACCAGTGAAAACCCTGAAAATTTCCTCTAAGAGG CAACAGCTGTATGTCTCATCGGCACGAGGACTCACCCAGGTGTCTTTGCATCGGTGTCCTGCATATGGTAAAGCCTGCTCAGACTGCTGCCTGGCCAGAGACCCCTACTGCGCCTGGGACGGAGAGAGCTGCTCTGCTTTCACCCCCGCCACCAAAAG GAGAAGCAGGAGACAGGATATCAAACATGGTGACCCGTTACGTCAGTGCAGGGGCTTCAACTCGAAAG TAGAGAAGCGTCTGAGGGAGACGGTGCAGTTCGGGGTGGAGGGCAGCAGTGTGTTTCTGGAGTGCCAGCCCAGATCTCCTCAGGCTACAGTGAAGTGGTTCTGTCAGAAAGATGGCAAGCGCAAAGCA CTCAATCGTGACAAAGATGTCCTGAAGACGGCTCATGGCATCCTGCTGAAATCTCTTAGCCAATCAGATGCTGGCCTCTACCACTGCCTGGCCACAGAGAACAACTTCAAGCATACCGTAGCCCGTGTGGCGCTGCGAATCCTTGACCGTGAGATTGTGGAGGCCCTAACAGCTCCAGACGGCCCCTCAGACCCTGAGCGTCATCAACATGACTTGCAGCACCAcccaccacctcctccacccCCACCACAAACCCTGCCCCCAATGGGCCAGACACAACCACAGCCTGAGGTTACTCTCATTAACCAGTACTGCCAGTCCTACTGGAAGCAGCCACACAAGCCCAAGCGCACTAACCGCAGGCATGCAGAGAAACAAGAGCTTGAGGAGCTGCAGGTGCAGTGA
- the sema3gb gene encoding sema domain, immunoglobulin domain (Ig), short basic domain, secreted, (semaphorin) 3Gb isoform X2, protein METTRALLPLFLLLLSVCAHSSHGNLRPTPRVYLSYKELLETRTIRPFSFSFNTSDYRILHMDQDQGRLYLGSCEYIVSLDMQNINKEPLIIHWPATTQRKAECKMAGKGGQGECANFVRLIEPWNRTHLYTCGTGAYKPICTFVNRGWRAEEYRFRLVPGYVDSGKGKCPYDPRQENAAALINGNLYAGVHVDFMGTDPAIFRTLGDRPAVRTEQYDSRWLNEPVFVKIQKIPDSTEKNDDKLYFFFREKSLDAAGGSTPSVLARVGRVCLNDDGGQRSLVNKWTTFLKARLVCSVIGADGVETYFDELRDVFIQRTNDERSPMVYALFSTAGSVFKGSAVCVYSMSDIRNVFNGPFSHKHGHNYQWTPYTGKIPYPRPGTCPGGTFTPGVHSTKAFSDEAVNFVRAHPLMYHPIYPTHKRPLVVRTGVDYRFTTIAVDMVDAVDGRYEVLFLGTDRGTVQKVIVLPKDTSTTEELILEEVEVFRTPAPVKTLKISSKRQQLYVSSARGLTQVSLHRCPAYGKACSDCCLARDPYCAWDGESCSAFTPATKRRSRRQDIKHGDPLRQCRGFNSKEKRLRETVQFGVEGSSVFLECQPRSPQATVKWFCQKDGKRKALNRDKDVLKTAHGILLKSLSQSDAGLYHCLATENNFKHTVARVALRILDREIVEALTAPDGPSDPERHQHDLQHHPPPPPPPPQTLPPMGQTQPQPEVTLINQYCQSYWKQPHKPKRTNRRHAEKQELEELQVQ, encoded by the exons aGCTCTTGGAAACAAGGACCATCCGGCCATTCAGCTTCTCCTTTAACACAAGCGACTATAGAATCCTCCACATGGACCAGGACCAGGGCCGCCTTTACCTGGGCAGCTGTGAATATATAGTCTCTCTGGACATGCAGAACATCAACAAGGAGCCACTcatt ATCCACTGGCCTGCTACTACTCAAAGAAAAGCAGAGTGCAAGATGGCTGGAAAAGGAGGACAA GGAGAGTGTGCAAACTTTGTGCGCTTGATCGAGCCATGGAACAggacacatctgtacacatgtGGCACTGGAGCGTACAAGCCCATCTGCACCTTTGTCAATAGAGGTTGGAGGGCAGAG gaaTACCGTTTCCGCCTGGTGCCAGGCTATGTGGATTCTGGAAAGGGAAAATGCCCCTATGATCCACGGCAAGAAAATGCTGCAGCACTGATCA ATGGGAACCTGTATGCTGGAGTGCATGTAGACTTCATGGGCACAGACCCAGCCATATTCAGGACTCTAGGAGACCGACCTGCTGTCAGGACAGAGCAGTACGACTCACGGTGGCTTAATG AGCCCGTATTTGTAAAAATTCAGAAAATTCCAGATAGTACAGAGAAGAATGATGACAAGCTGTATTTTTTCTTTCGGGAAAAGAGTTTGGATGCAGCAGGAGGCAGCACCCCCAGTGTGTTGGCCAGAGTGGGCAGAGTTTGTCTG AATGATGATGGGGGTCAGAGGTCGCTGGTGAATAAGTGGACAACTTTCCTGAAGGCGCGTCTGGTCTGTTCTGTAATTGGGGCGGACGGAGTCGAGACATATTTTGATGAACTAC GGGACGTCTTTATTCAGCGGACTAACGATGAGCGCAGTCCTATGGTGTACGCTCTATTCTCCACAGCAGG GTCTGTGTTTAAAggttcagcagtgtgtgtgtattctatGTCTGACATCAGAAATGTCTTTAATGGGCCCTTTTCTCATAAACATGGGCACAATTACCAGTGGACGCCTTACACTGGAAAAATTCCTTATCCACGCCCCGGGACG TGCCCTGGAGGAACATTTACTCCTGGAGTCCACAGCACCAAAGCCTTCTCTGACGAAGCTGTCAACTTTGTACGCGCTCACCCTCTGATGTACCATCCCATTTACCCTACACACAAGCGCCCTCTGGTGGTACGGACAGGCGTAGACTACCGCTTTACGACTATTGCAGTGGACATGGTGGATGCTGTAGATGGGAGATATGAAGTGCTCTTTCTGGGAACAG ACAGAGGAACGGTTCAAAAGGTGATTGTACTGCCAAAAGACACAAGCACAACAGAAGAGCTCATTCTTGAAGAGGTGGAAGTTTTCAGG ACGCCAGCACCAGTGAAAACCCTGAAAATTTCCTCTAAGAGG CAACAGCTGTATGTCTCATCGGCACGAGGACTCACCCAGGTGTCTTTGCATCGGTGTCCTGCATATGGTAAAGCCTGCTCAGACTGCTGCCTGGCCAGAGACCCCTACTGCGCCTGGGACGGAGAGAGCTGCTCTGCTTTCACCCCCGCCACCAAAAG GAGAAGCAGGAGACAGGATATCAAACATGGTGACCCGTTACGTCAGTGCAGGGGCTTCAACTCGAAAG AGAAGCGTCTGAGGGAGACGGTGCAGTTCGGGGTGGAGGGCAGCAGTGTGTTTCTGGAGTGCCAGCCCAGATCTCCTCAGGCTACAGTGAAGTGGTTCTGTCAGAAAGATGGCAAGCGCAAAGCA CTCAATCGTGACAAAGATGTCCTGAAGACGGCTCATGGCATCCTGCTGAAATCTCTTAGCCAATCAGATGCTGGCCTCTACCACTGCCTGGCCACAGAGAACAACTTCAAGCATACCGTAGCCCGTGTGGCGCTGCGAATCCTTGACCGTGAGATTGTGGAGGCCCTAACAGCTCCAGACGGCCCCTCAGACCCTGAGCGTCATCAACATGACTTGCAGCACCAcccaccacctcctccacccCCACCACAAACCCTGCCCCCAATGGGCCAGACACAACCACAGCCTGAGGTTACTCTCATTAACCAGTACTGCCAGTCCTACTGGAAGCAGCCACACAAGCCCAAGCGCACTAACCGCAGGCATGCAGAGAAACAAGAGCTTGAGGAGCTGCAGGTGCAGTGA